caggggggtattccaagtgcgtggtttagtgacaaacctgggtaagtaagtgttaaacctcctacaacaggagccctatggcattgttttgttaggagaatgaagccatacagctcttctaaggtttaccacttactatGAGtcaacttacccaggtttgtcactaaaccacatacttggaataccccccagaaatgaaatgaaacatcAGTACATCAGCGTGATTTCAATACAAACATACGAACGTTTTCAGGAACAATCTCAGCAATCCTGATGATGTGTTGTGTCTTgatccccagtgtgtgtgtgtattctgtcaGTGGCCCGACACCTGGATGTGCCTGAGGTTCTCCCTCACTCGGATGAATTCTGGAAGGTTTTGCTGCTCCTTCATGCGTCTCTGTTCCTCCAGCTCATActgccaaacaaaacaaacaaagtaaaCAAAGCACACCTGCTAACATGCTCTTATTTATGGGTTTATTAGACATTACTTTATGTATGGTAGGATtaattaaggggggggggggggtgattgggctataaaaatgtttaaatgaTGTATGGTTGGGATTCCTGTTAAACGTACTGTGAGTAGCCTCTCCCTGTGCTTGCGTAGCTCCATCTCCAGGTCTGACATGGGCTGTGCCTGCTCTCTGCACTTCTCCAGTCTCTGTTCTAGAACCTTCTGAAGTTCTGATCTCTCCCCTGGCAACAGTCCCCTGCAGGCAGCATTCATGTGATGATGAAAGCATTATCACACGTCATTCATGAGGGTGCATAACATTTCAGTCTGAAGCTAGAAAAATGCTGTTTTCTGGCTCAGGTTGGACATGATTTCATCAAACCACTGAAGTTGATGAACTTAAACTGGTTTTCACCAGCCATCACATTTGAATCTCTGTGTATGAGCAAAATAGTCAACAGTTACTGTCTGTTGCTTTACTGACAGAA
Above is a genomic segment from Alosa sapidissima isolate fAloSap1 chromosome 4, fAloSap1.pri, whole genome shotgun sequence containing:
- the LOC121706537 gene encoding protein FAM107B isoform X2, with translation MESNPLTKSGLGKMELGGLLPGERSELQKVLEQRLEKCREQAQPMSDLEMELRKHRERLLTYELEEQRRMKEQQNLPEFIRVRENLRHIQVSGH
- the LOC121706537 gene encoding protein FAM107B isoform X1, with product MAEPELIEARKLVHPTLESPIHRRLLRELLLTHKWGLLPGERSELQKVLEQRLEKCREQAQPMSDLEMELRKHRERLLTYELEEQRRMKEQQNLPEFIRVRENLRHIQVSGH